The Papaver somniferum cultivar HN1 chromosome 3, ASM357369v1, whole genome shotgun sequence genome includes a region encoding these proteins:
- the LOC113357773 gene encoding amino acid transporter AVT6C-like isoform X2, which translates to MTFECYFWFSSSKDFLHSITDPGTHVPTYFCNYAKKGSGIVLSRHREFHPFFFSCSRIWAVKVQGDFINMQNFQAGDLFIAYREENSGKHNQNPSTMTITKDAGIFTPLLPELNTNNQDEDSGGGASVPGAVFNVSTSTIGAGIMSIPATLKVLGVIPAIILIVVIAILSEVSAEFLIRFTKSSDNLKKTTYAGVMGESFGRVGSIMLQICIMITNLGCLIIYLIIIGDVLCGSGSNESVHSGMLQEWFGLQWWNTRSFAILFTVIFVMLPLVLLKRVESLRFTSAVSVLLAVVFVAISTVLAISALWHGKTMTPRMLPVLENKESFFELFTAVPIIVSAFTFHFNVHPIAAELRKTSEMVTAVRISLVLCAAVYAAVGFFGYLLFGDSTMPDILSNFDHNFGSNVGTFLNDTVRLSYALHLMLVFPLPNFSLRVNVDEFLFPEWPLLSSHNIRFVPLTCILLIFVYIAAIAIPNIWFFFQFLGSTTSLCVAFIFPGAIVLRDVQGVATRRDKILAVLMIAIAVIASTIAIYSNIASLLRT; encoded by the exons ATGACATTTGAATGCTACTTCTGGT TTTCGTCAAGCAAGGACTTTCTGCATTCGATAACAGATCCTGGAACCCATGTACCAACATACTTCTGCAACTATGCAAAGAAAGGTTCAGGAATTGTGTTATCAAGGCATAGAGAATTTCAtccgttttttttttcctgttccaGGATTTGGGCTGTCAAAGTTCAGG GTGACTTCATTAATATGCAAAATTTCCAAGCAGGGGATCTTTTCATTGCTTATAGAGAAGAGAATTCTGGAAAACAT AATCAGAATCCATCAACCATGACAATCACAAAAGACGCCGGAATTTTCACGCCCTTACTCCCGGAGCTCAATACcaataatcaagatgaagattCCGGCGGTGGTGCATCTGTTCCCGGTGCGGTATTCAACGTATCAACAAGCACAATCGGTGCCGGAATTATGTCGATTCCGGCGACACTTAAAGTATTGGGAGTAATTCCGGCGATTATACTCATCGTAGTCATTGCGATCTTATCTGAGGTTTCAGCTGAGTTTCTCATCCGGTTTACAAAATCATCTGATAATCTGAAAAAGACTACTTACGCCGGTGTGATGGGTGAATCGTTTGGACGAGTTGGATCAATCATGTTGCAGATCTGTATCATGATTACTAATCTTGGGTGTCTTATCATTTATCTCATCATTATCG GAGATGTTCTGTGTGGAAGTGGAAGTAATGAATCAGTGCATTCAGGGATGTTGCAAGAATGGTTTGGATTGCAATGGTGGAATACAAGATCATTTGCAATTCTCTTCACTGTCATTTTTGTTATGCTTCCTCTTGTTTTGCTCAAACGTGTAG AGTCGTTGAGGTTTACTTCTGCGGTTTCGGTGCTTTTAGCAGTGGTGTTTGTTGCTATCAGCACAGTTTTAGCCATCTCTGCACTTTGGCATGGTAAGACTATGACTCCTAGAATGCTGCCAGTACTAGAAAACAAGGAATCGTTTTTCGAGTTGTTTACGGCTGTTCCGATCATTGTGTCAGCCTTCACCTTCCATTTCAATG TTCATCCGATTGCAGCAGAACTGAGGAAAACTTCTGAAATGGTCACGGCTGTGCGTATATCCCTCGTCTTATGTGCAGCAGTTTATGCAGCAGTTGGGTTCTTTGGCTACCTACTGTTTGGTGATTCAACCATGCCTGACATACTCTCCAATTTCGATCACAATTTTGGTTCTAATGTGGGAACTTTTCTTAATGACACGGTTCGCTTAAGCTATGCGCTCCATCTAATGTTGGTTTTTCCACTACCTAATTTCTCACTGAGGGTAAACGTCGATGAATTCCTCTTTCCTGAATGGCCTTTGTTGTCTTCGCACAACATTCGGTTTGTTCCGCTCACTTGCATACTTCTCATATTCGTCTACATAGCAGCAATAGCCATCCCAAATATATGGTTTTTCTTCCAGTTCCTTGGATCCACAACTTCCCTCTGTGTAGCTTTCATATTCCCTGGCGCCATTGTCCTCAG AGACGTTCAGGGAGTAGCAACAAGAAGAGATAAGATTTTAGCTGTACTAATGATTGCTATTGCAGTAATAGCTAGTACGATCGCTATTTACTCCAATATTGCAAGTTTACTTAGAACTTAA
- the LOC113357773 gene encoding amino acid transporter AVT6C-like isoform X1, translating to MTFECYFWFSSSKDFLHSITDPGTHVPTYFCNYAKKGSGIVLSRHREFHPFFFSCSRIWAVKVQGDFINMQNFQAGDLFIAYREENSGKHKNQNPSTMTITKDAGIFTPLLPELNTNNQDEDSGGGASVPGAVFNVSTSTIGAGIMSIPATLKVLGVIPAIILIVVIAILSEVSAEFLIRFTKSSDNLKKTTYAGVMGESFGRVGSIMLQICIMITNLGCLIIYLIIIGDVLCGSGSNESVHSGMLQEWFGLQWWNTRSFAILFTVIFVMLPLVLLKRVESLRFTSAVSVLLAVVFVAISTVLAISALWHGKTMTPRMLPVLENKESFFELFTAVPIIVSAFTFHFNVHPIAAELRKTSEMVTAVRISLVLCAAVYAAVGFFGYLLFGDSTMPDILSNFDHNFGSNVGTFLNDTVRLSYALHLMLVFPLPNFSLRVNVDEFLFPEWPLLSSHNIRFVPLTCILLIFVYIAAIAIPNIWFFFQFLGSTTSLCVAFIFPGAIVLRDVQGVATRRDKILAVLMIAIAVIASTIAIYSNIASLLRT from the exons ATGACATTTGAATGCTACTTCTGGT TTTCGTCAAGCAAGGACTTTCTGCATTCGATAACAGATCCTGGAACCCATGTACCAACATACTTCTGCAACTATGCAAAGAAAGGTTCAGGAATTGTGTTATCAAGGCATAGAGAATTTCAtccgttttttttttcctgttccaGGATTTGGGCTGTCAAAGTTCAGG GTGACTTCATTAATATGCAAAATTTCCAAGCAGGGGATCTTTTCATTGCTTATAGAGAAGAGAATTCTGGAAAACAT AAGAATCAGAATCCATCAACCATGACAATCACAAAAGACGCCGGAATTTTCACGCCCTTACTCCCGGAGCTCAATACcaataatcaagatgaagattCCGGCGGTGGTGCATCTGTTCCCGGTGCGGTATTCAACGTATCAACAAGCACAATCGGTGCCGGAATTATGTCGATTCCGGCGACACTTAAAGTATTGGGAGTAATTCCGGCGATTATACTCATCGTAGTCATTGCGATCTTATCTGAGGTTTCAGCTGAGTTTCTCATCCGGTTTACAAAATCATCTGATAATCTGAAAAAGACTACTTACGCCGGTGTGATGGGTGAATCGTTTGGACGAGTTGGATCAATCATGTTGCAGATCTGTATCATGATTACTAATCTTGGGTGTCTTATCATTTATCTCATCATTATCG GAGATGTTCTGTGTGGAAGTGGAAGTAATGAATCAGTGCATTCAGGGATGTTGCAAGAATGGTTTGGATTGCAATGGTGGAATACAAGATCATTTGCAATTCTCTTCACTGTCATTTTTGTTATGCTTCCTCTTGTTTTGCTCAAACGTGTAG AGTCGTTGAGGTTTACTTCTGCGGTTTCGGTGCTTTTAGCAGTGGTGTTTGTTGCTATCAGCACAGTTTTAGCCATCTCTGCACTTTGGCATGGTAAGACTATGACTCCTAGAATGCTGCCAGTACTAGAAAACAAGGAATCGTTTTTCGAGTTGTTTACGGCTGTTCCGATCATTGTGTCAGCCTTCACCTTCCATTTCAATG TTCATCCGATTGCAGCAGAACTGAGGAAAACTTCTGAAATGGTCACGGCTGTGCGTATATCCCTCGTCTTATGTGCAGCAGTTTATGCAGCAGTTGGGTTCTTTGGCTACCTACTGTTTGGTGATTCAACCATGCCTGACATACTCTCCAATTTCGATCACAATTTTGGTTCTAATGTGGGAACTTTTCTTAATGACACGGTTCGCTTAAGCTATGCGCTCCATCTAATGTTGGTTTTTCCACTACCTAATTTCTCACTGAGGGTAAACGTCGATGAATTCCTCTTTCCTGAATGGCCTTTGTTGTCTTCGCACAACATTCGGTTTGTTCCGCTCACTTGCATACTTCTCATATTCGTCTACATAGCAGCAATAGCCATCCCAAATATATGGTTTTTCTTCCAGTTCCTTGGATCCACAACTTCCCTCTGTGTAGCTTTCATATTCCCTGGCGCCATTGTCCTCAG AGACGTTCAGGGAGTAGCAACAAGAAGAGATAAGATTTTAGCTGTACTAATGATTGCTATTGCAGTAATAGCTAGTACGATCGCTATTTACTCCAATATTGCAAGTTTACTTAGAACTTAA